The Streptomyces puniciscabiei genomic interval GGCCACCCGCGGACGGACGACCATCGCCGACGGTGTCGTGGTGAAGATCGCCGGTCTCGCGGCTCGGGACGTGGTCGGCGTGCACGCCCTGGGCGGCGGCCTGGCCCGCACCTTCGGCGCCGTGCGCGACCGGGTGCCCGGCGGCTCCAAGTCCATCACCCGAGGGGTTAAAGCCGAGGTCGGCGAGGTGCAGACCGCGCTCGACCTGGAGATCGTCGTGGACTACGGCGTCTCGATCACCGATGTCGCCCGTGCGGTGCGGGAGAACGTGATCGCCGCCGTGGAACGCATGACCGGACTCGAGGTGGTCGAGGTCAACATCG includes:
- a CDS encoding Asp23/Gls24 family envelope stress response protein, with translation MTDMTTTPEGDQEPQVSTHRTTRRGGGDPATRGRTTIADGVVVKIAGLAARDVVGVHALGGGLARTFGAVRDRVPGGSKSITRGVKAEVGEVQTALDLEIVVDYGVSITDVARAVRENVIAAVERMTGLEVVEVNIAVGDVKLPEEEEEEPEPPRIQ